One part of the Georgfuchsia toluolica genome encodes these proteins:
- a CDS encoding AraC family transcriptional regulator, which produces MSNLINIENVTSCLSAYPLFERVEDIDETCDRVGKVFRPHNLDFFGAGKKLNAHMDHLPMGSITVNRLRYQAEVSISSEPFEKFLLLILPLSDSAEVRCGKQKIFSTHNVAALVDSTTTLAMRWRKDCDQLILRIDREAFERTCSAQLGRPLDHPVEFSLGLDLRSEGGLICENLISLIAANPSFVESILKYPMIAAQVEQSLMSALFISQPNQYRDEILSPSTILTPHYVKRAEEYLLAHASEPFTMRDMATHLGISIRSLYLGFQRYRRMSPKTFLRNVRLDGVHTDIIAARQEKRNETITQIAMSWGFTHLGHFTKAYSAKFNELPSATLRKH; this is translated from the coding sequence ATGTCCAACTTGATCAACATTGAAAATGTGACAAGTTGTCTCTCTGCCTATCCGCTATTCGAACGTGTCGAAGACATTGATGAGACCTGCGATCGTGTAGGAAAAGTTTTTCGCCCGCATAATTTGGATTTTTTTGGAGCGGGTAAAAAACTTAATGCACATATGGATCACTTGCCAATGGGTTCGATCACGGTTAACCGTTTGCGGTATCAGGCAGAGGTATCTATTTCCTCGGAGCCCTTTGAGAAGTTTTTATTGCTCATACTTCCCCTAAGCGATTCAGCTGAAGTTAGATGCGGTAAACAAAAAATTTTTTCGACGCATAATGTCGCCGCGCTTGTGGACTCCACCACGACACTTGCGATGCGTTGGCGGAAAGATTGCGATCAGCTAATTCTGCGCATTGACCGCGAGGCATTTGAGCGAACGTGTAGCGCACAACTAGGCCGTCCTCTCGATCACCCCGTTGAGTTCTCGCTGGGATTGGATTTGCGTTCGGAAGGGGGGCTTATTTGCGAAAATCTCATTTCCCTCATTGCCGCGAATCCATCCTTCGTAGAATCCATACTCAAATACCCGATGATCGCTGCACAGGTTGAGCAATCGCTTATGAGCGCCCTTTTCATAAGTCAACCTAATCAATACCGCGATGAGATATTGTCTCCTTCCACGATACTGACGCCACATTATGTAAAACGTGCCGAAGAGTATTTGCTTGCCCATGCCAGCGAGCCGTTCACCATGAGGGATATGGCAACCCATCTGGGAATCAGTATCCGTAGTTTGTATCTGGGGTTTCAGCGATATCGCCGCATGAGTCCGAAGACCTTTCTCCGCAACGTCAGGCTTGATGGCGTTCACACGGACATTATTGCGGCAAGGCAAGAAAAAAGAAATGAAACCATTACGCAAATCGCAATGTCGTGGGGATTTACTCATCTGGGCCATTTCACCAAGGCATATTCCGCGAAGTTCAATGAACTTCCCTCGGCTACGCTTCGTAAACACTGA
- a CDS encoding YfhL family 4Fe-4S dicluster ferredoxin: MAMTITEECINCAACQPECPNDAISEGKKVHEIDANKCTECKGTYDEPQCVAVCAVDCVVTSAAVAC, from the coding sequence ATGGCTATGACTATTACGGAAGAATGTATCAACTGCGCCGCGTGTCAACCTGAGTGTCCCAACGATGCCATTTCGGAAGGCAAAAAGGTTCATGAAATCGATGCCAACAAGTGCACCGAGTGCAAGGGAACTTACGATGAACCCCAGTGCGTTGCGGTGTGCGCGGTTGATTGTGTTGTCACGAGCGCTGCTGTTGCCTGCTGA
- a CDS encoding NAD(P)/FAD-dependent oxidoreductase — protein MQEHDVIVVGSGPAGSSCAKALRAEGIDVLVLEKEALPRYKCCSGVLFGQTQELIKSYFNAEAPTSIQCSPAIIEASDVREWNSKDGYRQYLWEISKDGKQFSQSYINIWRNLFDKWLLDLSAAEYRDQSNVKGFKADANQVSVQVEQTAGDGRKTAQEYRCKYLVGADGGNSIVRRLLNPGSASSDAMAVGILQSYFKLESLGTLKKAAWNVFFLPEVGEMLNCVHQKDEYLLLCVGGFRGRKLRESMEKLRVFLSEQFDVRLGDWWRDEACQMQLAPPILGRDRVLLTGEAANFVYLNGEGISAAMDSGYRCGKAVARALQEKKNVMPIYEESIKDIAKHIEKCLAQARFITAQAV, from the coding sequence ATGCAAGAACATGACGTTATCGTAGTAGGGTCGGGTCCGGCGGGGTCGAGTTGTGCCAAAGCGCTACGGGCGGAAGGCATTGATGTCCTGGTGCTGGAAAAAGAAGCGCTGCCGCGCTACAAGTGCTGTTCGGGGGTACTGTTCGGACAAACGCAGGAACTCATTAAAAGCTATTTCAACGCCGAGGCACCCACATCGATCCAATGCTCGCCGGCGATCATTGAGGCTTCCGATGTTCGGGAATGGAACTCCAAGGATGGCTATCGCCAGTATCTGTGGGAGATAAGCAAGGATGGCAAACAATTTTCGCAGAGTTATATAAACATTTGGCGCAACCTTTTCGATAAATGGCTGCTTGACCTTTCCGCAGCCGAGTACCGCGACCAATCGAATGTAAAAGGCTTCAAGGCGGACGCTAATCAAGTCAGCGTGCAAGTGGAGCAAACTGCGGGAGATGGTCGGAAGACCGCCCAGGAATACCGCTGCAAATACCTTGTGGGTGCCGATGGTGGCAATTCCATTGTTCGACGTCTGCTAAACCCGGGATCCGCTTCGAGTGATGCCATGGCGGTCGGTATTTTGCAGAGTTACTTCAAGCTTGAGTCACTTGGGACGTTGAAGAAAGCTGCCTGGAATGTATTCTTTCTTCCAGAAGTTGGTGAAATGCTGAACTGCGTGCATCAGAAGGACGAGTATCTGTTGCTCTGCGTCGGCGGGTTCAGGGGGCGGAAGCTCCGCGAGTCGATGGAAAAGCTTCGGGTCTTTCTTTCAGAGCAGTTCGACGTCCGCTTGGGAGATTGGTGGCGGGATGAGGCGTGCCAAATGCAGCTGGCACCGCCTATTCTTGGCCGGGATAGAGTCCTGCTCACGGGCGAAGCGGCAAACTTCGTCTACCTGAACGGAGAAGGTATCTCCGCAGCAATGGACAGCGGGTATCGATGCGGGAAGGCCGTTGCCCGCGCGCTCCAGGAAAAAAAGAACGTCATGCCAATATATGAGGAAAGCATCAAGGATATTGCCAAGCACATTGAGAAATGCCTGGCGCAAGCGCGTTTTATTACGGCGCAAGCGGTCTGA